One genomic window of Haloferax mediterranei ATCC 33500 includes the following:
- the purE gene encoding 5-(carboxyamino)imidazole ribonucleotide mutase, whose amino-acid sequence MTTEQDLIDELHAQADDDRDPETTPDVGIIMGSDSDLDVMSGAHEALDALGFGEQTDYENAPEERFTYETYVVSAHRTPDLLYAYGETAADRGIEVIIAGAGGKSADLPNMTASIAYPTPVVGVPVQEKSVDSVIGMPTGAPIVAVDAGKSFNAALSAVQMLSRGHSELEARLVEYHDDLVADVAETSAALHDLGVTGFRESSR is encoded by the coding sequence ATGACGACCGAACAGGACCTTATCGACGAACTGCACGCACAGGCCGACGATGACCGCGACCCCGAAACGACGCCCGACGTGGGCATCATCATGGGGTCCGACTCCGACCTCGATGTGATGTCCGGCGCGCACGAGGCACTGGACGCCCTCGGGTTCGGCGAGCAGACGGACTACGAGAACGCTCCCGAAGAGCGCTTTACCTACGAGACGTACGTCGTCTCGGCGCACCGGACGCCGGACCTGCTGTACGCCTACGGCGAGACGGCTGCCGACCGCGGTATCGAAGTCATCATCGCGGGCGCAGGCGGGAAGTCCGCGGACCTTCCGAACATGACGGCATCCATCGCGTACCCGACGCCCGTCGTCGGCGTCCCCGTCCAAGAGAAGTCCGTCGACTCCGTCATCGGGATGCCGACCGGTGCGCCCATCGTCGCCGTCGACGCCGGGAAATCGTTCAACGCGGCCCTTTCGGCTGTACAGATGCTCTCGCGCGGACACTCCGAACTCGAAGCCCGTCTCGTCGAGTATCACGACGACCTCGTCGCCGACGTGGCTGAGACCTCGGCCGCGCTGCACGACCTCGGTGTGACTGGTTTCCGAGAGTCGTCGCGGTAG
- a CDS encoding NADH-quinone oxidoreductase subunit D, with the protein MSLEEPQPEDAAELEAGVSRGDELAELLGDLVIGREEHMNAPGLVIRPDEVQEALFKLRDEAGFDHLSCVTAQEYEDRYESIYHLTKFDDRTDEVSVVVPTSKDNPVSQTAEPVYRTADWHEREAYDLVGIQYEGHPDHRRILLPETWQGHPLGLDYDQERPQIATLREHANPLEKDHRAEEGNTMYINIGPHHPATHGVLHVKTVVDGEQVVDLDPDIGYLHRCEEQMCQQGTYRHQIMPYPDRWDYISAGLLNEWAYARAAEDLADIEVPEYAQIIRTLGAELCRIASHMIALGTFALDVYGDFTAIFMYAMRDREIVQNILEDLTGQRMMFNYFRLGGVVWDLPEPREEFFEKIRDFLDGLPEALEEYHDMITSNEILQARTVGTGILPPEVAKSYGATGPVARGSGIDYDLRRDDSYGYYDELDWDVIVEDGCDNFSRLLVRMREVEESAKIIQQCVDLLEDWPEDERNIQANVPRTLKPDEDTEIYRAVEGAKGELGIYMRADGTDKPARFKIRSPCFSNLQTLPEMSEGEFIPDMIASLGSLDIVLGEVDR; encoded by the coding sequence ATGAGCCTCGAAGAACCACAACCCGAGGACGCCGCAGAACTCGAAGCTGGCGTCAGCCGCGGAGACGAACTCGCCGAACTGCTCGGCGACCTCGTCATCGGCCGCGAAGAACACATGAACGCGCCCGGCCTCGTCATCCGCCCCGACGAGGTTCAGGAAGCGCTGTTCAAGCTTCGCGACGAAGCCGGATTCGACCACCTCTCGTGTGTGACCGCACAGGAGTACGAAGACCGCTACGAGTCCATCTACCATCTGACGAAGTTCGACGACCGGACCGACGAGGTCAGCGTCGTCGTACCGACGTCGAAGGACAACCCGGTCAGCCAGACGGCAGAGCCCGTCTACCGGACGGCAGACTGGCACGAGCGTGAGGCGTACGACCTCGTCGGCATCCAATACGAGGGTCACCCGGATCACCGCCGCATTCTCCTTCCCGAGACGTGGCAGGGTCACCCGCTGGGTCTCGACTACGACCAAGAACGGCCGCAGATTGCGACGCTCCGTGAGCACGCGAATCCGCTCGAAAAGGACCATCGTGCCGAAGAAGGGAACACGATGTACATCAACATCGGTCCCCACCACCCTGCGACTCACGGCGTGCTTCACGTCAAGACCGTTGTCGACGGTGAACAGGTCGTCGACCTCGACCCCGACATCGGTTACCTACACCGCTGTGAGGAGCAGATGTGCCAGCAAGGGACCTACCGGCACCAGATTATGCCGTACCCCGACCGCTGGGACTACATCTCGGCCGGACTCCTGAACGAGTGGGCCTACGCCCGCGCTGCCGAGGACCTCGCGGACATCGAGGTCCCCGAGTACGCACAGATTATCCGGACGCTCGGTGCCGAACTGTGCCGTATCGCATCGCACATGATTGCGCTCGGCACGTTCGCACTGGACGTGTACGGCGACTTCACCGCCATCTTCATGTACGCCATGCGGGACCGCGAGATCGTCCAGAACATTCTGGAAGACCTCACCGGTCAGCGCATGATGTTCAACTACTTCCGACTCGGTGGCGTCGTCTGGGACCTCCCAGAGCCTCGTGAGGAGTTCTTCGAGAAGATTCGTGACTTCCTTGACGGCCTTCCGGAGGCGCTCGAGGAGTACCACGACATGATTACCTCGAACGAGATTCTCCAGGCCCGTACGGTCGGGACGGGAATCCTGCCGCCGGAAGTCGCAAAGAGCTACGGTGCGACCGGACCGGTCGCTCGTGGCTCCGGCATCGACTACGACCTCCGTCGTGACGACTCCTACGGCTACTACGACGAACTCGACTGGGATGTCATCGTCGAAGACGGCTGTGACAACTTCTCGCGCTTGCTCGTGCGGATGCGCGAGGTCGAGGAGTCGGCCAAGATCATCCAGCAGTGTGTCGACCTGCTCGAAGACTGGCCCGAAGACGAGCGGAACATTCAGGCGAACGTTCCGCGCACGCTCAAGCCGGACGAGGACACCGAAATCTATCGCGCCGTCGAAGGCGCAAAGGGCGAACTCGGCATCTACATGCGTGCCGACGGCACCGACAAGCCAGCCCGGTTCAAGATTCGCAGTCCGTGTTTCTCGAACCTCCAGACGCTCCCCGAAATGTCCGAAGGTGAGTTCATCCCGGACATGATTGCCTCGCTCGGCAGCCTCGACATCGTTCTCGGTGAGGTGGACCGCTAA
- a CDS encoding NuoI/complex I 23 kDa subunit family protein, translating to MIGILKGMAVTLKHALDGQTFTVEYPETAPEVSPRFRGVHKFSQERCIWCRQCENVCPNDTIQIVQDDKRNGEQYNLHIGQCIYCRLCEEVCPVDAILLTQNFEFTADTKNDFVYNKEQLKNVPWYKDIDPLNSRNPDRNAWIGEGEGEVDYQ from the coding sequence ATGATTGGAATCCTGAAAGGCATGGCAGTGACGCTGAAACACGCACTCGACGGGCAGACGTTTACGGTCGAGTACCCCGAGACCGCGCCCGAAGTGAGTCCGCGTTTCCGTGGCGTCCACAAGTTCAGCCAAGAGCGGTGTATCTGGTGCCGTCAGTGTGAGAACGTCTGTCCGAACGATACGATTCAGATCGTTCAGGACGACAAGCGCAACGGCGAGCAGTACAACCTGCACATCGGCCAGTGTATCTACTGCCGACTGTGTGAGGAGGTCTGCCCCGTCGACGCTATTCTACTCACGCAGAACTTCGAGTTCACGGCGGACACGAAGAACGACTTCGTCTACAACAAAGAACAGCTCAAGAACGTCCCGTGGTACAAGGATATCGACCCGCTCAACTCCCGCAACCCCGACCGCAACGCGTGGATTGGCGAGGGCGAAGGAGAGGTCGACTATCAATAA
- a CDS encoding NADH-quinone oxidoreductase subunit B — protein sequence MSSEQKPFVTDDTQVQTETRDARIAGADDRFNSKLREAFGSSPFILTKFDKFMNWVRGSSMFMLQFGIACCSIEMMHTYAIKHDLDRFAAGVPRASPRQADVIIVPGTIVSKFAPRMKRVYDQMPEPKFVVGMGSCTISGGPFQEGYNVIKGAEEVIPVDIHVPGCPPRPEALIYGIAKLQERIANGESSPVTVKPYELEQFGDLERDEIVDKLAAQIDEDDLVMRYNWADSP from the coding sequence ATGAGTAGCGAACAGAAACCATTCGTCACTGACGATACACAGGTACAGACCGAGACCCGCGACGCCCGCATAGCGGGTGCGGACGACCGGTTCAACTCGAAGCTTCGGGAGGCGTTCGGCTCGTCACCGTTCATCCTCACGAAGTTCGACAAGTTCATGAACTGGGTTCGTGGGTCTTCGATGTTCATGCTGCAGTTCGGTATCGCTTGCTGCAGTATCGAGATGATGCACACGTACGCGATTAAGCACGACCTGGACCGCTTTGCGGCCGGTGTGCCGCGTGCCTCGCCGCGACAGGCGGACGTCATCATCGTCCCCGGGACGATTGTCTCGAAGTTCGCCCCGCGTATGAAGCGCGTGTACGACCAGATGCCCGAACCGAAGTTCGTCGTTGGCATGGGGTCGTGCACCATTTCGGGAGGTCCGTTCCAGGAGGGCTACAACGTCATCAAGGGCGCAGAAGAGGTCATTCCGGTGGACATCCACGTCCCCGGTTGCCCGCCGCGTCCGGAGGCGCTTATCTACGGCATTGCGAAGCTCCAAGAGCGCATCGCAAACGGCGAGTCCAGTCCCGTCACGGTCAAGCCGTACGAACTGGAGCAGTTCGGCGACCTCGAACGCGACGAAATCGTCGACAAACTCGCCGCACAGATCGACGAAGACGACCTCGTCATGCGGTACAACTGGGCTGATTCACCATGA
- a CDS encoding NADH-quinone oxidoreductase subunit A — translation MSDWIAIGAMGLVGVGIPLAMMMVSALLRPSVPEQGKSATYESGEVPTGTARVQFNIQYYMVALLFVVFDIETVLIFPWTVIYRSALEQGASLATILTPMLLFIGVLVIGLVWAWRNGAVKWVKSPQANRRKTERQA, via the coding sequence ATGAGTGATTGGATTGCAATCGGTGCGATGGGGCTTGTCGGTGTCGGCATACCGTTAGCGATGATGATGGTGTCGGCGCTACTGCGCCCAAGCGTACCGGAACAAGGAAAGAGTGCCACCTACGAGAGTGGTGAGGTGCCGACCGGCACGGCACGCGTCCAGTTTAACATTCAGTACTACATGGTCGCGTTGCTGTTCGTCGTGTTCGACATCGAGACTGTCCTCATTTTCCCGTGGACGGTCATTTACCGCTCCGCCCTCGAACAGGGCGCGTCGCTGGCGACGATTCTGACGCCGATGCTGCTGTTTATCGGTGTCCTCGTCATCGGCCTCGTCTGGGCGTGGCGCAACGGCGCCGTCAAGTGGGTCAAAAGCCCGCAGGCGAACCGTCGTAAGACAGAGAGGCAAGCATGA
- a CDS encoding NADH-quinone oxidoreductase subunit J family protein, with protein MTTKPQLKLGSHLVPGLAAAALFVVMAVVFLGASFPNPQGFAEGANITASIGYSMFNLGFGSVDGESMLVAFEIIDLVLVAALVGAVLLARREDESGRMRTILTDGGRELKRTLFDDTEGDN; from the coding sequence ATGACAACGAAACCGCAACTGAAACTCGGTTCGCACCTCGTGCCCGGACTCGCTGCCGCCGCGCTGTTCGTCGTGATGGCAGTCGTGTTCCTCGGTGCGTCGTTCCCGAACCCACAGGGGTTCGCGGAAGGAGCCAACATAACCGCGAGCATCGGCTATTCGATGTTCAACCTCGGGTTCGGGAGCGTCGACGGTGAGAGCATGCTGGTCGCATTCGAAATCATCGACCTCGTTCTCGTCGCAGCGCTCGTCGGTGCCGTCCTCCTCGCACGTCGCGAGGACGAATCCGGCCGGATGCGGACCATCCTGACCGATGGTGGTCGCGAACTCAAGCGAACGCTGTTCGACGACACGGAGGGTGACAACTGA
- a CDS encoding NADH-quinone oxidoreductase subunit J yields MVYETIAFALFALITVGCSLGVVLVRDIWHSALLLGGALLSVAVHYVMLQAEFVAAMQVLVYVGGVLILITFAVMLTRINPEVSST; encoded by the coding sequence ATGGTTTATGAAACCATCGCGTTCGCGCTGTTCGCCCTCATCACCGTGGGTTGCAGCCTGGGCGTCGTCCTCGTGCGGGACATCTGGCATTCCGCACTCCTGCTCGGGGGCGCGCTCTTGAGCGTCGCGGTGCACTACGTGATGTTGCAGGCGGAGTTCGTCGCCGCCATGCAAGTCCTCGTCTACGTCGGCGGGGTGCTGATTCTCATCACGTTCGCCGTGATGCTGACGCGTATCAATCCGGAGGTGAGTAGTACATGA
- a CDS encoding complex I subunit 1/NuoH family protein produces MYMQATLSETISGLLGLEGVLGDVVGGLVGAFIIANIMLIMTAIAGPWAKRKITAAFGDRIAVNRIGPFGLLVIIPDAVRLLSKELIVPEGVDRPAWDLAPMIIPFSALLGFAVIPMGNGIQLADPETGLAFAFAVASIASLGLVMTGYASNNKFSLIGALRAVAANIAYEIPLVITAASVVIFTGSLQMSEIVAVQAEPLISVAGITIPTWFAFVNPFAFALFIVANLAEIGRNPFDIPEAPTEIVAGYQTEYSSVYFVLIYLGEFIHIFLGGAIAATLFLGGPAGPFLPGFVWFVIKIWAFFLFTQWARSAVPRLRVDQFLEVGWKGMLVLSFANLVLTAIIVGVIA; encoded by the coding sequence ATGTACATGCAAGCGACCCTTTCGGAGACTATCAGCGGTCTCCTCGGTCTCGAAGGTGTCCTTGGCGACGTCGTCGGTGGGCTCGTTGGCGCGTTCATTATCGCCAACATCATGCTCATCATGACGGCAATCGCCGGTCCGTGGGCGAAACGGAAGATTACCGCCGCGTTCGGTGACCGTATCGCAGTCAACCGCATCGGGCCGTTCGGGCTGCTCGTCATTATCCCGGACGCCGTGCGTCTCCTGTCGAAGGAACTCATCGTTCCCGAAGGTGTTGACCGCCCCGCATGGGACCTCGCCCCGATGATTATTCCGTTTTCGGCGCTGCTCGGGTTCGCTGTTATCCCGATGGGTAACGGCATCCAACTCGCAGACCCCGAAACCGGTCTCGCGTTCGCCTTCGCTGTCGCGTCCATCGCGTCGCTCGGTCTCGTCATGACGGGCTACGCGTCGAACAACAAATTCTCGCTCATCGGCGCACTCCGCGCCGTTGCAGCAAACATCGCCTACGAAATTCCGCTCGTCATCACGGCCGCGTCCGTCGTGATTTTCACCGGCTCGCTCCAGATGAGCGAAATAGTCGCCGTTCAGGCAGAGCCGCTCATCTCCGTCGCCGGCATCACGATTCCGACGTGGTTCGCGTTCGTGAACCCGTTCGCGTTCGCGCTGTTCATCGTGGCGAACCTCGCAGAAATCGGGCGTAACCCGTTCGACATCCCCGAGGCACCGACCGAGATTGTCGCCGGGTACCAGACGGAGTACTCTTCGGTGTACTTCGTGCTCATCTACCTCGGTGAGTTCATCCACATTTTCCTCGGCGGCGCTATCGCGGCGACGCTGTTCCTCGGTGGTCCGGCAGGGCCGTTCCTGCCCGGATTCGTCTGGTTCGTCATCAAAATCTGGGCGTTCTTCCTGTTCACCCAGTGGGCGCGTTCCGCAGTTCCGCGCCTTCGCGTCGACCAGTTCCTCGAAGTCGGTTGGAAGGGCATGCTCGTACTGTCCTTCGCCAACCTGGTTCTCACGGCCATTATCGTGGGGGTGATTGCATGA
- a CDS encoding 5-(carboxyamino)imidazole ribonucleotide synthase produces the protein MTVTVPGPTLGVVGGGQLGRMLGEAAAPLGVDIVVLDPTPDCPAAAVADQIVGDFDDPEAMAELAARADALTFEIELADPDLLDELASEEEIAVHPSPDALRTIEDKLVQKKTFGDAGIPIPPFHRVDDADDLRAALDEFGSVMLKARTGGYDGRGNVPVTDLEDAEDAIEAVGGPAMAEAFVDFERELSVIGVRGEDEIRTFPVGENVHEEEILRETIVPARTTDEVSEEADRVAREVLSHLPGRGVFGIELFETADGDVLVNEVAPRPHNSGHWTIEGALCSQFEQHVRAVLGWPLGATTRRSPTVMANILGTVDESRPAHLGGLADPLCEPGVSLHWYGKDEARPLRKMGHLTAVGNDETDVETLLGRARELRDGLRFD, from the coding sequence GTGACCGTCACTGTACCCGGACCCACGCTCGGCGTCGTCGGCGGGGGCCAACTCGGGCGTATGCTCGGTGAGGCCGCCGCGCCGCTCGGCGTCGACATCGTCGTCCTCGACCCGACACCCGACTGCCCGGCCGCAGCGGTTGCCGACCAAATCGTCGGCGACTTCGACGACCCCGAGGCGATGGCGGAACTCGCCGCACGGGCCGATGCACTGACGTTCGAAATCGAACTCGCGGACCCCGACCTCCTCGACGAACTCGCTTCCGAGGAAGAAATCGCGGTCCACCCGTCTCCCGACGCGCTGCGAACTATCGAAGACAAACTCGTCCAGAAAAAGACGTTCGGCGACGCCGGAATCCCGATTCCGCCGTTCCACCGCGTCGACGACGCGGACGACCTTCGCGCCGCCCTCGACGAGTTCGGGTCGGTCATGCTGAAAGCCCGAACCGGCGGTTACGACGGCCGCGGAAACGTTCCGGTCACCGACCTCGAAGACGCGGAAGATGCTATCGAGGCGGTCGGCGGCCCGGCCATGGCGGAGGCCTTCGTCGATTTCGAGCGCGAACTGTCCGTCATCGGCGTTCGCGGCGAAGACGAGATTCGAACCTTCCCTGTCGGCGAGAACGTCCACGAGGAGGAGATTCTCCGGGAGACTATCGTTCCGGCGCGGACGACCGATGAAGTCAGCGAAGAAGCCGACCGGGTTGCTCGTGAGGTGCTCTCGCATCTGCCCGGTCGCGGCGTCTTCGGTATCGAACTCTTCGAGACGGCGGACGGCGACGTGCTCGTGAACGAAGTCGCCCCGCGCCCGCACAACTCGGGTCACTGGACCATCGAGGGCGCGCTTTGCTCGCAGTTCGAACAGCACGTTCGTGCCGTCCTCGGATGGCCACTCGGGGCGACGACCCGCCGCTCGCCCACCGTGATGGCGAACATCCTCGGAACCGTCGACGAGTCGCGTCCGGCCCACCTCGGCGGTCTCGCAGACCCGCTCTGTGAACCCGGCGTCTCGCTGCACTGGTACGGCAAAGACGAGGCCCGACCCCTGCGGAAGATGGGCCATCTCACCGCCGTCGGCAACGATGAGACGGATGTAGAGACGCTTCTCGGACGCGCACGTGAACTCCGAGACGGTCTTCGCTTCGACTGA
- the nuoK gene encoding NADH-quinone oxidoreductase subunit NuoK: MVPAQYYLVLSAAVFCIGIFGLLTRRNALLFLMSVELMLNAANINLVAFSYYWGNVTGQTFGLFVLALAAAEVAVGIGIILTLYRNFDDVDVMQATTMRW; encoded by the coding sequence ATGGTACCCGCACAGTACTACCTCGTGCTGTCGGCCGCCGTGTTCTGCATCGGTATCTTCGGTCTCTTGACCCGTCGGAACGCACTGTTGTTCCTGATGTCGGTCGAACTGATGCTGAACGCCGCGAACATCAACCTCGTCGCATTCTCCTACTACTGGGGGAACGTGACGGGACAGACGTTCGGTCTCTTCGTGCTGGCGCTCGCCGCCGCCGAAGTCGCGGTCGGTATCGGTATCATCCTCACACTGTACCGCAACTTCGACGACGTGGACGTGATGCAAGCGACCACGATGAGGTGGTAA